The Edaphobacter flagellatus sequence GCAATTCGAAAACATCCCACCGGCACCGACGCATCATGAAACGGCTCCCCCGGACACGGCGGCTTCACGCGCATATAGTGCCTCTTCACTTCAGGGAGCAGCACACCGTCATTCGTCGTCGTCCACTCATCCAGGTGCGACTCAATCCAATCCGCATACACCTCCAGAAATCCGCCCAGCTCCATTGAGCCATGCGCCCGCGCAATATCCGCCGCGCATACCAAACCCGCAATCACCGTCGCCAGCGTCGACGGAGAATAGCCCGCCGTCTCTTCCCATCGCTCCTGCTGCGTCACCGGAGCATACTTCACCAGGAACGCCGCGGCTCGCTCCACAAACGGAAACACATCGAAGTTCCCCAGCCCATTCAGCTTCCACAAACGCCATGCCAGGATGATCGGAAACGCCACTTCATCCAGCTGAATCCCTTGCCAGTACGGCGTGCCGTTGATCCAGAAATTCTGCGCAAAGCTCCCATCCGCACGCTGACTGCTGGCCAGATATACCAGCGCGCGCAATGCCGTCTCCGTTCTTCCGCAGGCCAGCAAAGCTGTTGCCGTCTGCACCATATCGCGCGTCCACACCAGGTGATAGCCGCCCAGGTCCGAATCGCCCTTCGTCGCTCCCCACGGTATCGACGCCGACGCAATAAATGCGCCCGAGTACGTCTTGTCCTCATGCGTCAGCAGAACGTTGTGGCTGATCCGCATCAGCGTCCCGCCATCGGTCGCCGCCTCCGCCAGCTTCTCCGGTGAAGCCGCCCTGCTCCACTGCAGCAGAAACCGCTGCAGATGGTTCTCAAACGGGGTCGCCAGACTCTGCCCCAGGCCCGACAGCGCAGCATGATCGCCATCGCCAAACGCAATCGCCAGCGTGAACTCCTTATTCTTCTCCAGGTCGATCTCGCCCATCACCGCAATATTGCCGTTCAGCGCCAAACCGAACTGCCACGTCATCTTCATGTCGTCGAACAGGTCCTGATACCCATCGCTCGAACCGACATAACCACACGACGACCGCGTAAATCCGCAGTCCGCTCCCAGCGCCAGCGACGTGCCGTTCTTCCACGCCAGCAGACACCGCTTGCCTGCAACATCCACCGACCGTGCTGAATTCCCCGCACCGCCTCCATCCAGATGCGGAGCCAACAACGCATAACACTTCATCCGCGCCAGCAGCTTCGCATCTCCCTCCACCTTCACATGCATCAACACGGAAGAAAAATGCGGGTTCGACACAATGGTCTTCGTCACCTTGTAGCGCCCGCCCGCCTCCTGCGCCACCATCTTCACCGCAAGCGCATCGCCGTCCACATACTCGAAGCTGTACTCGAGGTCGCGTTTCTCTTCGTGGACAAACGTCTCGCCGTCGGTAAACAGCAGCTCCATGTCACGCGTCTGCGGCCTGTCGATCGTCGGATAGTAAAGCTCGTTCAGCGTGCCATGCGACATCGTGTACCAGACGCGGCTCGAAGCCGAGTACGCCGTCCCCACCGTGTCCTTTCTGCTCGACGTCCACCGCGGCTCCAACCCCGGCGCTCCAAATGCTGGTCCATCATCGTTCAGCCAACGGTAGCTAACAGAAAGTTCGCTCATGCCTGTCATTAAATCCCAAATCTGGATTGCTTGCTCTGCAAGCACCACTCCTTTAGTTCGATTGAGCTATCATTTCCCCTGTTGCGGATTATTTTTTGCCCAACATTCAGTGCATAGCATCGAACTGCATGCCCCAGGCATCTGAAGTAGAAAGAAGAACGCCCGGCAGCACAGAGATTTGCCGCCGGCCAAGCCCACCACACAGGAGACTAGAGTGGCTTACGAACTTCCCGCCCTGCCCTACGATTACGCCGGTCTTGAGCCCCACATCGACGAAGCAACCATGAAGCTTCATCACGACAAGCACCATCAGACCTACGTCACTAACCTCAACGGCGCCATCGAGAAGCACCCCGCACTCGGCAGCAAATCCCCCGAAGAACTCATCAAGGATCTCGCCGCCATTCCCGAAGATATCCGCAAGGTCGTGCAGAACAACGGCGGCGGCCACGTCAACCACACCATGTTCTGGCAGATCATGAAGCCCGCAGGCGGCGGTGCTCCCACCGGCGCTATCGCCGACCAGATCACCAAGGACTTCGGCGACTTCGAGGCCTTCAAAAAGCAGTTCAACGAAGCCACCGCCAAGCAGTTCGGCTCCGGCTGGGGCTGGCTGATCTTCAAGGGCGGCAAGCTCGAGATCGTCACCTCCGCCAACCAGGACAACCCCATCTCGCAGGGTTTCTACCCCATCCTCGGCAACGACGTCTGGGAGCACGCCTACTACCTCAAGTACAACAACCGCCGCCCCGACTACCTTGCCGCGTGGTGGAACACCGTCAACTGGGACGAGATCAACAAGCGCTTCGCAACCGCCCAGAGCTACAAGTAAATCTCACATCGCATCGATCAAAGGAGGCTGCCGCAAGGCAGCCTCTCCACTTTCCCCGCCCTTTTGGCAAAATGCCGTAGCGAAGCCCGTAGTCGAAGAATCTGAATTCTTCCCCCTCCAAAACCTCATCCATCCGGAACAATCCCCACAAAACCGCGTATCCTCCAAAGTCAGCCAAAATAGCAGGCAGGAGAAGCCATGCCCTCCATCCTTCAGGACCTCCGCTACGGACTCCGTCAGATGCGCAAATCGCCCGGCTTCGCCCTGACTGCCATCCTCACCCTGGCCCTCGGCATCGGAGCGACCACCGCTCTCTTCAGCATCGTCGACGGCGTCCTGATCAAGCCGCTCGCCTATCGCGACAGCGGCCGCCTCGTCACCATCTGGGAGCGCGTCCACTTCCTCGAAAAACTCTTCCCCTACGTCGGCCCCAACCCGCGCCACGCCGACATCTGGCGCAAACAAGCCACCGCCTTCGAAGACATGTGCATCCTCCAGGCGAGCTCCATCGGAGTGAGCCGCGGCGGCAACAATGACCACCCCGCACTCACCGGAAGAGTCATCGCCCAGCCCAATCTCCTCGACGTTCTCGGGGTCCAGCCCATCCTCGGCCGCAACTTCCTTCCCGAAGAAGCCACCGAAGGCCACCAGCATGTCGCCATCATCAGCTGGCGTCTCTGGCAGAGCCTCTTTCACGGCGACCGCAACGCCATCGGAAACACCTTCTACCTCGCCGGCACTCCCTTTCAGGTCGTCGGCATTCTCCCGAAACAGTTCTACTTCCCCAAAGCCAACGAGCTCTCCGCTTCGCCCATGGCCCGCCAGATGCCCGAGATCGAAATGATCTCTCCACTCGTCATCAAACCCACCAACGACTTCGGCTGGATGAGCGACTTCGGCAACTTCATCGTCCTCGCCCACCTCAAACCCGGCATCTCCCTCGCCCAGGCGCAGGAACAGCTCAACGTCATCGCCACCGATATCGTCCGACAGACGCCTGCCAATCAGATGAACGGTCCACGCGAAGGCGCTCTCTCCGCCTACGTGCAGCCGCTCAAAGAAGCCATCGTCGGCAAGACCGCCTCACGCCTCTGGCTGCTCTTCGCCGCCGTCGCCAGCGTCCTCCTCATCGCCTGCGTCAACCTCGCCAACGCACAACTCGCCCGCTTCGCCAGCCGCGACCGCGAAGCCGCCGTACGTTCCGCCCTCGGAGCCTCCTCCACACGCCTGCTGCAAAGCGCCTTCGCCGAATCCGCACTCCTCTCCCTCATCGGCGGCCTTCTCGGCATCGCACTCGCCTTCCTCGCCGTCCACTGGTTCTCGCGCTATGCGCAGCTCGCCATCCCGCGCATGTCCACTATCTCCCTCGATCTCGGCGTGCTCGCACTCTCCGTA is a genomic window containing:
- a CDS encoding superoxide dismutase yields the protein MAYELPALPYDYAGLEPHIDEATMKLHHDKHHQTYVTNLNGAIEKHPALGSKSPEELIKDLAAIPEDIRKVVQNNGGGHVNHTMFWQIMKPAGGGAPTGAIADQITKDFGDFEAFKKQFNEATAKQFGSGWGWLIFKGGKLEIVTSANQDNPISQGFYPILGNDVWEHAYYLKYNNRRPDYLAAWWNTVNWDEINKRFATAQSYK
- a CDS encoding glycoside hydrolase family 15 protein; translated protein: MSELSVSYRWLNDDGPAFGAPGLEPRWTSSRKDTVGTAYSASSRVWYTMSHGTLNELYYPTIDRPQTRDMELLFTDGETFVHEEKRDLEYSFEYVDGDALAVKMVAQEAGGRYKVTKTIVSNPHFSSVLMHVKVEGDAKLLARMKCYALLAPHLDGGGAGNSARSVDVAGKRCLLAWKNGTSLALGADCGFTRSSCGYVGSSDGYQDLFDDMKMTWQFGLALNGNIAVMGEIDLEKNKEFTLAIAFGDGDHAALSGLGQSLATPFENHLQRFLLQWSRAASPEKLAEAATDGGTLMRISHNVLLTHEDKTYSGAFIASASIPWGATKGDSDLGGYHLVWTRDMVQTATALLACGRTETALRALVYLASSQRADGSFAQNFWINGTPYWQGIQLDEVAFPIILAWRLWKLNGLGNFDVFPFVERAAAFLVKYAPVTQQERWEETAGYSPSTLATVIAGLVCAADIARAHGSMELGGFLEVYADWIESHLDEWTTTNDGVLLPEVKRHYMRVKPPCPGEPFHDASVPVGCFRIANRGPEERSIFEAREVIDGGFLELVRYGIRRADDPLIVDSLKVVDHCLKYETPNGVCWRRYNHDGYGQKKDGGPYDGWGQGRAWPLLSGERAHYELAVGGDAKSLVTAIERFSSKGGMLPEQVWDEADLPSEGMYFGQSAGSAQPLVWAHSEYLKLLRSLVDGKVFDRISVVEERYAVAKEKRRFQNQHEIYSLGRQITRMKAGYTLRIVDGGHFRVVYSLDNWATVNEATATMVGAAGSYVDIPTTKPGMIVFTLCWPGEGQPEHWLGRNVEITVTA